The DNA region CAGTTACCGTTACTGATTTTATCTCTGATAAGTGCGTCACGAGTGGCTTTATCCGGAATACGCAGTAGCGCCTCAGCCAGACACATTAACGCCACGCCTTCAGAAGAGGAGAGTGAAAATTCTTGTAATAATCCTTGAACCATACCGGCACGGCCAATGGCGGTTTTCTGCCCGCGTAGCTTTTCAGCAAGTTTATAAGCGAGTTGGTGTGCCGCATTACTTTGATCGGCGTTCAGACGTGCTTGTTCTAACAGGCGTGGAATAATTTCGGTTTCCGGCGTGCGGTAGGCAGCAGTGATGGCGGCACGGTTAACGGACTGAGGTTGCACGTTTTCAGCAAACTCCAGAAAAGGCTGGCAGGCTTGCTCGGGTTCTGGCTCAGGCAGAGTATCGTCATCTTGCCGATTGTCTTGCTCATTGGCTGACAGCTCGAAAGGGATATTACCCTGTTCCAACTGCTCTAAATAATTGAAGATAGCCTGTTTAATCAACCAATGAGGAGTACGGTCCAGGGTTTGGGCCGCTTTTTTTATTCGGTCGCGTGTCGCTTCATCCAGCTTGACGCCCATGGTGGTCATTCCCATTTTGTTTCCTCTACGCCTGTCATCAAAAAATCAGGTGGTTATCACTAAGCTTCCTTCATCTCATGTCGCTGAATAACTCAGAATGAAAGAAGCATAAAACATCGAAAATAGATAAATGGTTATGCTGAATTGAAAAATTGCCGCTCACTGAGAATAGGCAGTAAAACCTCAATGTTGCAACTTTGTTTTAATATGGTTGCACCTATTATGTGATCTCGATCCATGATGGTGAATAATTCTATTTAAACGCTATTTTTTGGAATATATGACAGAAACTTGTAATCCATTGATAAGATATGGATAATTTCGGGCTTTTGCGCATTATGGTTTGGCAGGAAATTTTGTTGCAGACGGAGTAATAATTTTATAAATGTGATCCGTTGTAACATAAATGTAATTTAATTGTTAATTATATTGTTAATGTTTTATTTTGCTGGCTAGGATTGTAAGACGTACTGAATTACAGGTGACACTTTAAATTCACGTTTTAATCTATATCACGCGCGCCGTCTTCTGGCAGTGGTGAGGTTTCGGGATAGTTTCGGCCCGCTTCTGTTTAATCAGAACCAGCTAAGAGCCACCCGTAACAGTGATGAAAAACGCCAACCGAATATTTTAAAATAATGAAAGTGGAGAGTTGCATGAGCGCCAGCATGCCAATGTTAGTGACCTTTGTGGTCTATATCGTGGGAATGATTGTTATTGGATTAGCGGCCTATCGGGCAACCAATAACTTTGGTGATTACATTTTAGGTGGTCGCCGTCTGGGAAGTTTTGTTACCGCGTTATCTGCCGGTGCTTCAGACATGAGCGGTTGGTTGTTAATGGGGTTACCGGGAGCCGTTTATCTGTCGGGGATCTCGGAGAGTTGGATTGCTATCGGTCTGACCATTGGTGCTTACCTGAACTGGCGTATTGTTGCCGGCCGTTTACGGGTACATACAGAGATTAACCATAATGCCTTAACACTACCGGATTATTTTACCACTCGCTTTGAAGATAAAAGTCGTATTTTAAGAATTTTTTCTGCGGTAGTGATTTTAATTTTCTTCACTATTTACTGTGCTTCCGGGGTAGTTGCGGGCGCCAGACTGTTCGAAAGTACCTTCGATATGGACTACGGAACAGCATTATGGGTTGGCGCGGCGGCAACTATAGCCTATACCTTTATAGGAGGGTTTCTTGCTGTTAGCTGGACAGATACCGTTCAGGCATCGCTGATGATTTTTGCTTTAATTCTGACGCCGGTGATGGTGATTATCGCGGTGGGTGGTATCGACAGCTCAATGATTGTGATTGCAGCGAAAAACCCGGAATACCTGGATATGTTTAAGGGTTTGAACTTTGTTGCCATTCTCTCACTGTTAGGTTGGGGTTTAGGTTACTTTGGACAGCCGCATATTCTGGCACGTTTTATGGCAGCAGACTCTCACCATGTGATTCATAATGCCCGCCGTATCAGTATGACCTGGATGATCTTCTGTCTGGGTGGGGCGGTAGCCGTTGGCTTCTTTGGTATCGCGTTCTTCTCTAATAACCCAACGTTGGCAGGGAATGTGAGTGAGAACGGCGAGCGAGTGTTTATTGAGCTGGCTAAATTATTATTCAACCCGTGGATTGCTGGTATTCTTCTGTCCGCTATTCTGGCGGCGGTAATGAGTACTCTGAGTTGCCAGCTGTTAGTGTGTTCCAGTGCATTAACGGAAGATTTCTATAAGGCATTTTTGCGTAAAAACGCCAGTCAGAATGAGCTGGTGTGGGTTGGTCGTCTGATGGTATTGCTGGTTGCGGTGATTTCTATTGCGTTAGCTGCTAACCCTGATAATCGGGTATTAGGTTTGGTGGCTTATGCCTGGGCAGGTTTTGGTGCCGCTTTTGGCCCGGTGATTCTGTTGTCGGTTATCTGGTCAGGTATGACAAGAAATGGTGCCTTGGCCGGTATGGTGGTTGGTGCAGCAACGGTACTGATCTGGAAACAGTATGGGTGGTTTAACCTGTATGAAATTATTCCGGGCTTTATCTTTGCTTCTATCGCAATTGTTATTTTCAGCAAGATTGGCAGTCAGCCAACTGAAAAAATGATTGCTCGCTTTAATGAAGCTGAAAAAGAGTTTCAGAGCGAAAAAGAATAATTCATTGATGTGCTTTATTTATGGCGCCAGATGGCGCCATTTTTTTTATCCAAAATATGAGTTACTTATCTTTAACAGGCATATAGATATCGGTGATCAGATCGGCTTCGGGCGTATCGTAAGGGCTGTTAATATAAATTTCGAACGGTGGCAGGTCTGCACACTCATAGCCGCTATCAGGCAGCCATTGACCATAGAAGGTATTGTAAGCCTGTTCCAGCGTGTTATAGGGACCCGTATGGCGGTATCGTGCATAACGTCCGGCGGCCAGTTTTATAGTGCGGATATTTTTGTCTTCAGGCTCATTTTCCAGCGGCTGAATAAACTGAATACAGGCATCGGACTGACATTTTTCCGGTGCGGTAGTAATCGGGTCATTATAGTAAATACCGATTCCGCATTTCCCCTGTGACTCAAGATGATTGGCAGTAACCCACTGCCATAATTGATGGAAGGCCTGTTGAATACCGGTGTAGGGGCCGATATGCCTTACGCCATATACAATTGCTTCTTCGCGGGTTTCGATGGTGATATTCATTTTAATGATCTCCGTGCAGATAGGGGGATAGATTGAAACAGGAGCCTGACAGTCAGGTTGTGTTCCCGCTTTACGATATTGGGCGGGTGATAAAGAAAACTGATGCTTGAAAGCGCGAGAGAAAGACTGCGGTGTTTCATAGCCAGCTTCCATTGCGATATGGGTAATAGGGAGTGAGCCTCGGGCGATCTGAGCGGCAGCCCGATCCAGACGTAATCGACGGTGTGTATCTGCTACGGTTTCTCCCATTAAAGCAGTATAAATACGATGGAAGTGATACAGAGAAAATGCGGATGCTTTTGCCAGCGTCGCGATATCTACCGGTTCATCTAAGGATGCGGCAATCAGGCGATGAACTTGTTGAACCCTGCGGCGATAATTTTGTTCAGTTTTGGATTTCCGCATAACATATTGTTCCATTTAAGTATTTATAATTCCTGAGGGGGATTATAACGGGGGATAAGAGGAATACTTATCATGGATTGCGGAAAAGTGGTTATTTCTATAACAATAAAATTAATATTGTGATCGTCGTTCGTTGTTCTGACCCTTTTTTAGAGTATG from Limnobaculum xujianqingii includes:
- the putP gene encoding sodium/proline symporter PutP, whose protein sequence is MSASMPMLVTFVVYIVGMIVIGLAAYRATNNFGDYILGGRRLGSFVTALSAGASDMSGWLLMGLPGAVYLSGISESWIAIGLTIGAYLNWRIVAGRLRVHTEINHNALTLPDYFTTRFEDKSRILRIFSAVVILIFFTIYCASGVVAGARLFESTFDMDYGTALWVGAAATIAYTFIGGFLAVSWTDTVQASLMIFALILTPVMVIIAVGGIDSSMIVIAAKNPEYLDMFKGLNFVAILSLLGWGLGYFGQPHILARFMAADSHHVIHNARRISMTWMIFCLGGAVAVGFFGIAFFSNNPTLAGNVSENGERVFIELAKLLFNPWIAGILLSAILAAVMSTLSCQLLVCSSALTEDFYKAFLRKNASQNELVWVGRLMVLLVAVISIALAANPDNRVLGLVAYAWAGFGAAFGPVILLSVIWSGMTRNGALAGMVVGAATVLIWKQYGWFNLYEIIPGFIFASIAIVIFSKIGSQPTEKMIARFNEAEKEFQSEKE
- a CDS encoding AraC family transcriptional regulator → MRKSKTEQNYRRRVQQVHRLIAASLDEPVDIATLAKASAFSLYHFHRIYTALMGETVADTHRRLRLDRAAAQIARGSLPITHIAMEAGYETPQSFSRAFKHQFSLSPAQYRKAGTQPDCQAPVSIYPPICTEIIKMNITIETREEAIVYGVRHIGPYTGIQQAFHQLWQWVTANHLESQGKCGIGIYYNDPITTAPEKCQSDACIQFIQPLENEPEDKNIRTIKLAAGRYARYRHTGPYNTLEQAYNTFYGQWLPDSGYECADLPPFEIYINSPYDTPEADLITDIYMPVKDK